A single Calidifontibacter indicus DNA region contains:
- a CDS encoding pentapeptide repeat-containing protein produces the protein MSDATESGGEKARVRDRLWAQIAGAILLVLAVFAAAFYGFALIDTHPARWWPWSAKTHPELFELSRTAVPVAALVGGAAAIVVGIRRQRSTEKTVELTARTAQITADAYALDQKRAGREEIDRLRDRYTTIAAQLGDDAAPVRLAGVYAMAALADDWITLGNHREAQVCIDVLCAYIRTPRSTTTSEDAVADTRVRETITRVITQHLQAGAVTPWSGKAFDFTEARFTGSHSFYGARFNEGCRVSFRGAEFTEGCQVDFRDAQFNKGCWVTFLDAQFNKGCQVYFRGAQFNKGCWVTFLGAQFNEGCHVDFPDAEFNEGCHVDFTDAEFNKGCHVDFTDAEFNKGCRVDFSGAWFNQGWPTGPWGDGSPPLSGWPPSPH, from the coding sequence ATGTCTGATGCCACCGAGTCCGGCGGTGAGAAGGCCCGGGTGCGAGATCGTCTCTGGGCCCAAATCGCGGGGGCGATCCTCTTGGTCCTGGCAGTGTTCGCCGCGGCCTTCTACGGCTTCGCACTGATCGACACCCACCCGGCGCGGTGGTGGCCCTGGTCAGCGAAGACACATCCGGAACTGTTCGAACTCAGCCGCACCGCCGTCCCCGTCGCCGCGCTGGTCGGTGGAGCCGCCGCGATCGTGGTCGGCATCCGACGCCAACGCTCCACCGAGAAGACTGTCGAGCTCACCGCACGAACCGCACAGATCACGGCCGACGCCTACGCACTGGACCAAAAGCGAGCCGGGCGAGAAGAAATCGACCGGCTGCGCGACCGGTACACCACGATCGCCGCCCAGCTCGGTGATGACGCGGCACCCGTCCGTCTCGCCGGCGTTTACGCCATGGCCGCCCTAGCCGACGACTGGATCACTCTGGGCAACCATCGCGAGGCGCAAGTCTGCATTGACGTGCTCTGCGCATACATCCGCACCCCCCGGAGCACCACAACGAGCGAGGATGCTGTTGCCGACACCCGAGTGCGCGAAACAATCACCCGGGTCATCACCCAACACCTGCAAGCTGGGGCTGTCACACCTTGGTCGGGCAAAGCCTTCGACTTCACCGAGGCGCGCTTCACAGGATCTCACTCGTTCTACGGCGCGCGGTTCAACGAGGGTTGCCGGGTCAGCTTCCGCGGCGCGGAGTTCACCGAGGGTTGCCAGGTCGACTTCCGCGACGCGCAGTTCAACAAGGGTTGCTGGGTCACCTTTCTCGACGCGCAGTTCAACAAGGGTTGCCAGGTCTACTTCCGCGGCGCGCAGTTCAACAAGGGTTGCTGGGTCACCTTCCTCGGCGCGCAGTTCAACGAGGGCTGCCACGTCGACTTCCCCGACGCGGAGTTCAACGAGGGCTGCCACGTCGACTTCACCGACGCGGAGTTCAACAAGGGCTGCCACGTCGACTTCACCGACGCGGAGTTCAACAAGGGTTGCCGGGTCGACTTCTCCGGCGCGTGGTTCAACCAGGGATGGCCTACTGGGCCATGGGGCGACGGGTCACCTCCCCTAAGTGGCTGGCCTCCCTCCCCGCATTAG
- a CDS encoding A/G-specific adenine glycosylase, with product MPDNEIASIHRRIIEWYEREQRPLPWRTPDCTAWGVLLSEVMAQQTPVARVAPIWAEWLDRWPTPADLAAAAPGEAVRHWGRLGYPRRALRLHAAATAIANDHDNVVPSDPVQLQALPGIGSYTAAAVAAFAYGVRTVVVDTNVRRVEARLFTGDALAAPSLTAAESRLAATVLPDDDTDAATWNVAVMELGAVVCTATNPDCGACPVLDSCAWQRAGAPAYDGPARKSQKWAGTDRQVRGKLLQALRDAHGPLPRAQLDLVWSDAAQRDRCLAGLIEDGLVEPLGDERYALPS from the coding sequence TTGCCCGACAACGAGATCGCCTCGATCCACCGCCGCATCATCGAGTGGTACGAGCGCGAGCAACGCCCGTTGCCGTGGCGCACCCCCGACTGCACGGCGTGGGGCGTGCTGCTGTCGGAGGTGATGGCTCAGCAGACCCCCGTGGCCCGGGTCGCACCGATCTGGGCCGAATGGCTCGACCGCTGGCCGACGCCCGCCGACCTCGCGGCGGCCGCGCCGGGTGAAGCCGTTCGGCACTGGGGACGCCTCGGCTACCCGCGTCGAGCGCTGCGCCTGCACGCCGCCGCAACCGCCATCGCGAACGACCACGACAACGTGGTGCCCTCGGATCCCGTGCAGCTGCAAGCCCTCCCCGGCATCGGCAGCTACACCGCAGCGGCCGTCGCCGCGTTCGCGTACGGCGTGCGGACAGTGGTCGTCGACACCAACGTCCGCCGGGTCGAGGCGCGCCTGTTCACCGGTGACGCACTCGCCGCGCCGAGCCTTACCGCAGCCGAATCACGTTTGGCCGCAACGGTTCTCCCTGACGACGACACCGACGCGGCCACCTGGAACGTGGCGGTGATGGAGCTCGGCGCCGTGGTCTGCACCGCGACGAACCCCGACTGCGGCGCCTGCCCGGTGCTCGACTCGTGCGCGTGGCAGCGGGCCGGTGCGCCGGCGTACGACGGCCCGGCCCGCAAGTCGCAGAAATGGGCCGGCACCGACCGGCAGGTGCGCGGCAAGCTGCTGCAGGCGCTGCGTGACGCGCACGGCCCGCTCCCCCGCGCCCAGCTCGACCTGGTGTGGAGCGATGCGGCACAACGGGATCGGTGCCTGGCCGGGCTGATCGAGGACGGCCTCGTCGAGCCCCTCGGCGACGAGAGGTACGCCCTCCCCAGCTGA
- the disA gene encoding DNA integrity scanning diadenylate cyclase DisA, with product MRSQNRWTGGAHTPWSTALPCAAPLVAYAVRVERTAEEILHDTLALVAPGTVLREALERILRGRTGALIVLGNDPVVEQISTGGFPIDIELTATRLRELAKMDGAIVVDRDGTRIIRAATQLLPDAAIETSESGTRHRTAERVAKQTGFPVVSVSQSMHIVALYVGNLRHVIEDSTAILSRANQALQTLERYKERLDEVAGTLSALEIEDLVTVRDVASVVQRMEMVRRISEEIAAYVVELGVDGRLMALQLDELVTGLGDDRTLVVRDYVEAAREPLSVEEALDNLGTLSSADLLDLAAGARAMGFSVTGDSLDSAVNPRGYRLLSRIPRLPGAIVERLIDHFGTLQALLAADFDDLMAVEGVGESRARAVREGMSRLAESSILERYV from the coding sequence ATGAGGTCCCAGAATCGCTGGACCGGCGGTGCACACACGCCGTGGTCGACCGCGCTGCCCTGCGCGGCACCCCTCGTCGCCTACGCTGTGCGGGTGGAGCGCACCGCCGAAGAGATCCTTCATGACACCCTCGCGCTCGTGGCCCCGGGAACCGTCCTTCGAGAAGCCCTCGAACGCATCCTGCGCGGGCGCACGGGCGCTCTGATCGTGCTCGGCAACGACCCGGTCGTCGAACAGATCAGCACCGGCGGGTTCCCGATCGACATCGAGCTCACGGCCACCCGCCTGCGCGAGCTGGCCAAGATGGACGGCGCGATCGTCGTCGACAGGGACGGCACCCGCATCATCCGTGCGGCCACCCAGCTCCTGCCCGACGCCGCGATCGAGACGTCCGAATCGGGCACCCGGCACCGCACCGCCGAACGTGTTGCCAAGCAGACCGGCTTCCCGGTCGTCTCGGTCAGCCAGTCGATGCATATCGTCGCGCTGTACGTCGGCAACCTGCGCCATGTCATCGAAGACTCCACGGCGATCCTGTCCCGCGCCAACCAGGCGTTGCAGACGCTCGAGCGCTACAAGGAGCGTCTCGACGAGGTCGCCGGCACGCTCAGCGCCCTGGAGATCGAAGACCTCGTGACCGTGCGCGACGTCGCCAGCGTGGTGCAGCGCATGGAGATGGTGCGCCGCATCAGCGAGGAGATCGCCGCCTACGTCGTCGAACTCGGCGTCGACGGACGGCTGATGGCGCTGCAGCTCGACGAACTCGTCACCGGACTCGGCGACGACCGCACGCTGGTCGTACGTGACTACGTCGAAGCCGCCCGCGAACCGCTTTCGGTCGAGGAGGCACTCGACAACCTCGGCACGCTGTCGTCGGCCGATCTGCTCGACCTCGCCGCCGGCGCCCGCGCGATGGGTTTCTCGGTCACCGGCGACTCCCTCGACAGCGCGGTCAACCCGCGCGGCTACCGCCTGCTGTCGCGCATCCCGCGGCTGCCCGGCGCGATCGTCGAACGGCTCATCGATCACTTCGGCACCCTGCAGGCTCTGCTCGCCGCCGACTTCGACGACCTGATGGCGGTCGAGGGTGTCGGTGAGTCGCGGGCCCGCGCGGTGCGTGAGGGGATGTCGCGGCTCGCCGAGAGCAGCATCCTCGAGCGTTACGTCTAG
- a CDS encoding low molecular weight phosphatase family protein: MTPSVLFVCVKNGGKSQMAAALMRQYAGEKMTVYSAGTQPGSAVNAESAQAVEEVGATMAGEHPKPIDPTLLDTVDRVVILGGDAVIDPAGTAPIERWETDEPSARGIEGAQRMRLIRDDIRKRVAALAEDLIKS, translated from the coding sequence ATGACCCCGTCCGTGCTGTTCGTCTGCGTCAAGAACGGCGGCAAGTCTCAGATGGCCGCCGCGCTCATGCGTCAGTACGCCGGCGAGAAGATGACCGTCTACTCAGCTGGCACCCAACCCGGCAGTGCGGTCAACGCCGAATCGGCGCAGGCCGTCGAAGAAGTCGGCGCCACCATGGCGGGGGAACATCCCAAACCGATCGACCCGACCCTGCTCGACACCGTCGACCGCGTCGTGATCCTCGGCGGCGATGCCGTGATCGACCCCGCTGGGACCGCACCGATCGAGCGTTGGGAAACCGACGAACCCTCGGCGCGGGGCATCGAAGGCGCGCAGCGGATGCGTCTCATTCGTGACGACATCCGCAAAAGGGTCGCAGCCTTGGCCGAGGACCTCATCAAGTCGTGA
- a CDS encoding ABC transporter ATP-binding protein, whose protein sequence is MSTPVQLTDLRRLYGGVAALDGLTLHIEPSEFVALLGPSGCGKTTALRCLAGLEDPDSGTITVGGADVTRVPTNKRDMGMVFQAYSLFPHMTARQNVEFGLELRKHDKSARRDRAAQVLELVGLSAHLDKYAHQMSGGQQQRVALARALAIEPRVLLLDEPLSALDAKVRTQLRDEIRRIQLEIGTTTLFVTHDQEEALAVADRVGVMNAGRLEQIAPPAQLYSEPASPFVADFVGLTNRLSGTADGASARVLGASVPLLPGSATGDVVVLVRPEAIRIALAADGAAQVVSASFLGGHGRVIVRNEREELVTVQVGNAEVEQFRPGDRVRLSPRGDRALAVAA, encoded by the coding sequence ATGAGCACGCCTGTCCAACTCACCGACCTGCGCCGGCTCTACGGCGGGGTCGCCGCTCTCGACGGGCTCACCCTGCACATCGAGCCGAGCGAGTTCGTCGCGCTGCTCGGCCCGTCGGGTTGCGGGAAGACCACCGCGTTGCGCTGCCTTGCGGGGCTCGAAGACCCCGACTCCGGCACCATCACCGTCGGCGGCGCGGACGTCACCCGGGTGCCGACCAACAAGCGGGACATGGGCATGGTCTTCCAGGCTTACTCGCTGTTTCCGCACATGACCGCCCGCCAGAACGTCGAGTTCGGGCTCGAACTGCGCAAGCACGACAAGTCGGCTCGTCGCGACCGGGCCGCGCAGGTGCTCGAACTCGTCGGCCTGTCGGCACACCTCGACAAGTACGCCCACCAGATGTCCGGCGGTCAGCAGCAGCGTGTCGCGCTGGCCCGGGCACTGGCGATCGAGCCGCGGGTGCTGCTGCTCGACGAGCCGTTGTCGGCGCTCGATGCGAAGGTGCGCACCCAGTTGCGTGACGAGATCCGGCGCATCCAGCTGGAGATCGGCACCACCACGCTGTTCGTCACCCACGACCAGGAGGAGGCGCTCGCGGTCGCCGACCGGGTCGGGGTGATGAACGCCGGACGGCTCGAGCAGATCGCCCCGCCGGCGCAGCTGTACTCCGAGCCGGCGAGCCCGTTCGTGGCCGATTTCGTCGGGCTCACCAACCGGCTCTCCGGCACGGCCGACGGTGCCTCGGCGCGGGTGCTCGGCGCGAGCGTGCCGCTGCTGCCGGGTTCGGCGACCGGCGACGTGGTCGTGCTGGTGCGCCCGGAGGCGATCCGTATCGCGCTCGCCGCGGACGGCGCGGCGCAGGTGGTGTCGGCGAGCTTCCTCGGCGGCCACGGACGCGTGATCGTGCGGAACGAGCGCGAGGAACTGGTCACCGTCCAGGTCGGGAACGCCGAGGTGGAGCAGTTCCGCCCGGGCGACCGGGTGCGCCTGAGCCCGCGGGGCGATCGCGCGCTGGCGGTCGCCGCCTGA
- a CDS encoding low molecular weight phosphatase family protein: MSEPESSTPAVRPLDTAAIATELTYQFEGIFTREQIADAVQQARAALQPQSRIPTFLPILVTRHAKELLTAAAQASGAIAKTVPEILFVCVHNAGRSQMAAAIAAHLAPGKVHVRSAGSKPTGEINPVAIQALRERGIDLTNAYPKPLDDRVVHAADIIITMGCGDTCPVYPGKRYEEWDVADPAGQPLAVVRDIRDDLTSRVSALLRQLNV, encoded by the coding sequence GTGTCCGAACCTGAGTCCAGCACCCCGGCTGTACGCCCACTCGACACAGCCGCCATCGCAACGGAACTGACCTATCAGTTCGAGGGCATCTTCACTCGCGAACAGATCGCCGACGCGGTCCAGCAGGCCCGTGCCGCTTTGCAGCCACAGTCGCGGATACCGACCTTCCTGCCGATCCTGGTAACTCGGCACGCCAAGGAGCTGCTCACGGCCGCCGCGCAGGCCTCCGGCGCGATCGCCAAAACGGTGCCGGAGATCTTGTTCGTCTGTGTCCACAACGCCGGCCGCTCACAGATGGCCGCCGCGATCGCCGCCCACCTCGCCCCGGGGAAGGTGCACGTCCGCTCCGCCGGCTCCAAGCCGACCGGAGAGATCAACCCGGTCGCCATCCAGGCGTTGCGTGAGCGAGGGATCGACCTGACCAACGCCTACCCCAAGCCGTTGGACGACCGGGTCGTCCACGCTGCCGACATCATCATCACCATGGGCTGCGGCGACACCTGCCCGGTCTATCCCGGCAAACGCTACGAGGAATGGGACGTGGCGGACCCCGCCGGGCAGCCCCTGGCCGTGGTCCGCGACATCCGCGACGACCTGACCAGCCGGGTCAGTGCCCTCCTGCGCCAACTCAACGTCTAA
- a CDS encoding ABC transporter permease, with the protein MSADTGRRAAFRRKQNVFRWVVVTLCMLFFAAPMLGMLEFTLQGAGGNGHTLDTWRHLADFGKVTSDYPVLQEGFVASVQLAVLTVVLMLLLLVPTMTWVRLRLPGMSRLMEFICLLPLTVPAIVLVVGLTPVYSWVNYFLGAQTLWLAFAYVVLVLPYAYRSLDAGLRAIDVRTLSEAARSLGASWVTVMWRIVLPNLRTAVLSASFLSVALVLGEFTIASLFSRNNLQTAMFQLGQSDAKISVAVGFACLVFAFVVLFAMSFVGGTPGARPRLRRGGKEKKS; encoded by the coding sequence ATGAGCGCCGATACCGGACGGCGGGCCGCGTTCCGTCGCAAGCAGAACGTCTTCCGTTGGGTCGTCGTCACCCTGTGCATGTTGTTCTTCGCGGCGCCGATGCTCGGCATGCTGGAGTTCACGCTGCAGGGCGCGGGCGGCAACGGACACACCCTCGACACCTGGCGTCACCTCGCCGACTTCGGCAAGGTGACCTCCGACTACCCGGTGTTGCAGGAGGGTTTCGTTGCGTCGGTGCAGCTCGCCGTGCTGACCGTGGTGCTGATGCTCCTGCTGTTGGTGCCGACGATGACCTGGGTGCGGCTGCGACTGCCGGGCATGTCGCGGCTGATGGAGTTCATCTGTCTGCTGCCGCTGACCGTGCCGGCCATCGTGTTGGTCGTCGGGCTCACGCCCGTCTACAGCTGGGTCAACTATTTCCTCGGCGCCCAGACGCTCTGGCTGGCGTTCGCGTACGTCGTGCTGGTGCTGCCCTACGCGTACCGCTCGCTCGACGCCGGACTGCGCGCGATCGACGTCCGCACCCTGTCGGAGGCGGCCCGCTCGCTCGGCGCGTCGTGGGTGACGGTGATGTGGCGGATCGTGCTGCCCAACCTGCGCACCGCGGTGCTGTCGGCGTCGTTCCTGTCGGTCGCGTTGGTGCTGGGTGAGTTCACGATCGCCAGCCTGTTCTCGCGCAACAACCTGCAGACCGCCATGTTCCAACTCGGCCAGTCCGACGCCAAGATCTCGGTCGCGGTCGGATTCGCCTGTCTCGTATTCGCATTCGTCGTCCTGTTTGCCATGTCGTTCGTCGGCGGCACCCCGGGCGCCCGGCCGCGGCTGCGTCGCGGCGGCAAGGAGAAGAAGTCATGA
- a CDS encoding ArsR/SmtB family transcription factor yields MAEPSIQTPISDGCGQSCAPGAGLDVAAAERAAAVFKALSDPVRLRLYSRIADCDGETCVCDIQDVGVSQPTVSHHLRKLREAGLIDCERRGTWVYYRAIPTALAPLDALRAGNQTTH; encoded by the coding sequence ATGGCCGAACCCAGCATCCAGACCCCGATCAGCGACGGGTGCGGCCAATCCTGCGCTCCCGGAGCCGGCTTGGATGTTGCCGCCGCCGAGCGTGCGGCAGCGGTCTTCAAGGCTTTGTCCGACCCGGTCCGGCTACGGCTCTACTCCCGGATCGCCGACTGCGACGGAGAGACCTGCGTCTGCGACATCCAGGACGTTGGGGTCTCCCAGCCGACCGTGTCGCACCACCTACGCAAACTACGCGAGGCCGGGCTGATCGACTGTGAACGCCGCGGCACCTGGGTCTACTACCGCGCCATTCCGACAGCGCTCGCCCCACTGGACGCCCTTCGCGCAGGGAACCAAACCACCCACTGA
- a CDS encoding FAD-dependent oxidoreductase yields the protein MHLVAIGGSDAGISAALRARELDPTTDVTVVVADAYPNFSICGIPYYISGEVTHWTNLAHRTHADLEATGMRLRLNTLATSIDVHGQRLHLRDAAGAESLLDYDELIVGTGAVPTRPTIQGLDQLGAADGVHLLHSMGDTFALTQSLDRIDPKTALIVGAGYVGLEMAEGLTARGIHVTQVEMLEEVLPTVDPELGALVHAELDRHGVSVHTSSRATRIEKIEGGLHVSGAGPDQEPLSWDVDLVLVVVGVTPDTDLLVRAGAQTGQRGAVVVDDTMATGLPHVWAAGDCVITHHRLLGTTYLPLGTTAHKQGRVAGENALGGNVRFAGSLGTQVVKVFDLVAARTGLREHEAVAAGFAPVTTTATPDDHKAYYPGAHPITIRVTGDQHTGRLLGAQLIGARGTETAKRVDTYATALFHGMTVDAMSELDLSYTPPLGSPWDAVQMATQAWARQHQHATGADQGASA from the coding sequence ATGCACCTGGTTGCCATCGGCGGCAGCGACGCCGGAATCTCGGCCGCGCTGCGCGCCCGCGAACTCGACCCCACCACCGACGTCACCGTGGTGGTCGCTGACGCGTACCCCAACTTCTCCATCTGCGGGATCCCCTACTACATCTCCGGGGAGGTCACTCACTGGACCAACCTGGCCCACCGCACCCACGCGGACCTCGAAGCCACCGGCATGCGGCTGCGCCTGAACACCCTCGCCACCAGCATCGACGTCCACGGACAGCGCCTCCACCTGCGCGACGCCGCCGGCGCCGAGTCGCTGCTGGACTACGACGAGTTGATCGTCGGCACCGGAGCGGTTCCGACCCGACCCACGATCCAGGGCCTCGACCAGCTCGGTGCGGCGGATGGGGTGCACCTGCTGCACTCGATGGGCGACACGTTCGCGCTGACCCAGTCCCTGGACCGCATCGACCCCAAGACAGCGCTGATCGTGGGCGCCGGGTACGTCGGCCTGGAGATGGCCGAGGGCCTGACGGCCCGCGGCATCCACGTCACCCAGGTCGAGATGCTCGAGGAGGTCTTGCCCACCGTGGACCCCGAACTCGGCGCCCTGGTCCACGCCGAGCTGGACCGGCACGGCGTGAGCGTGCACACCAGCAGCCGGGCCACCCGCATCGAGAAGATCGAGGGCGGACTGCACGTGAGCGGCGCTGGTCCAGACCAAGAACCCTTGTCCTGGGACGTCGACCTGGTCCTCGTCGTCGTCGGCGTGACCCCCGACACCGACCTGCTGGTCCGAGCCGGAGCCCAAACCGGACAGCGGGGCGCGGTCGTCGTCGACGACACGATGGCCACTGGCTTGCCGCACGTGTGGGCCGCCGGCGACTGCGTCATCACCCACCACCGGCTCCTGGGGACCACTTACCTGCCGCTCGGTACGACCGCGCATAAGCAAGGCCGGGTCGCCGGCGAGAACGCCCTCGGTGGAAATGTCCGATTCGCCGGGAGCCTGGGCACCCAGGTCGTGAAGGTCTTCGACCTGGTCGCCGCCCGCACCGGCCTGCGTGAACACGAGGCCGTCGCAGCGGGGTTCGCGCCCGTCACCACCACCGCTACCCCCGACGACCACAAGGCCTACTACCCAGGTGCCCACCCCATCACCATCCGCGTCACCGGCGACCAGCACACCGGGCGACTGCTGGGCGCGCAGCTGATCGGCGCGCGCGGCACCGAGACCGCCAAACGCGTCGACACCTACGCCACCGCCCTCTTCCACGGCATGACCGTCGACGCGATGTCCGAACTGGACCTGTCCTACACCCCACCCCTCGGATCACCGTGGGACGCGGTGCAGATGGCCACCCAGGCCTGGGCCCGGCAGCACCAGCACGCAACCGGCGCGGACCAGGGAGCATCCGCATGA
- a CDS encoding FAD-dependent oxidoreductase — protein sequence MVVSFSEQLPVAVIGAGPIGLAAAAELVARDQDVLVFEQGGHPAAAVRSWGHVRLFSPWSELTSPAAVALLEPTGWSAPNGKRYPTGNDWVETYLAPLAEVLGDRVRTNSRVIGVSRLDRDLLVESGREGQPFVLHVQGTDGAIERVVARAVIDATGTLNRPNPLGSEGYPVTGDTAHADRILYGMPNPDVVGNPCAGKAVAVVGSGASALTSLIALTSDAVYAPGARVVWVLRRGVVGNSYGGGDADELPARGALGSRVRQAVEDGRIEVVTGFRTAAVEEAGDGRVALVGSDGRRVEGLDQVVCVTGFRPDLSFLSEVRLDLDQRLQAPSKLAPEIDPNWHSCGSVQPHGHDVLAQPDAGLYLAGMKSYGRAPSFLAMTGFEQARSIAAALAGDLESANTVQLSLPDTGVCGGAGLFDGEEGGGGGCCAPAPAGPQPISLAGLGLSSVTR from the coding sequence ATGGTCGTTTCCTTCTCTGAGCAGCTTCCGGTCGCCGTGATCGGCGCCGGCCCGATCGGGTTGGCTGCCGCCGCCGAACTGGTCGCCAGGGATCAGGACGTTCTGGTCTTCGAGCAGGGTGGCCACCCTGCGGCGGCGGTTCGTTCCTGGGGCCACGTGCGCCTGTTCTCACCGTGGTCGGAGTTGACTTCCCCGGCGGCCGTTGCGCTCTTGGAGCCGACGGGGTGGTCGGCACCGAACGGGAAGCGTTATCCGACCGGCAACGACTGGGTCGAGACCTATCTGGCCCCGCTCGCTGAGGTTCTGGGTGATCGGGTGCGCACCAACTCGCGAGTGATCGGAGTGTCCCGGCTGGATCGAGACCTGTTGGTCGAGTCCGGACGCGAGGGGCAGCCGTTCGTGCTGCACGTCCAGGGCACCGATGGCGCGATCGAGCGTGTAGTGGCTCGTGCGGTGATCGACGCGACCGGGACCCTGAACCGGCCCAACCCGCTGGGCTCGGAGGGGTACCCGGTGACCGGGGATACTGCGCACGCCGACCGGATCCTGTACGGAATGCCGAATCCGGATGTTGTGGGAAACCCGTGCGCCGGCAAGGCGGTCGCGGTTGTGGGCTCGGGTGCTTCGGCGCTGACTTCGTTGATCGCCCTGACTTCCGACGCCGTGTACGCGCCAGGCGCACGGGTGGTCTGGGTGCTGCGCCGCGGCGTTGTGGGCAACTCCTACGGCGGTGGTGACGCCGACGAACTGCCGGCCCGCGGCGCCCTGGGCAGCAGGGTTCGTCAAGCCGTCGAGGACGGCCGCATCGAGGTCGTCACCGGGTTCCGCACCGCGGCCGTCGAAGAGGCTGGTGATGGCCGGGTCGCGCTGGTCGGTTCGGACGGGCGCCGCGTCGAGGGCCTGGACCAGGTGGTGTGTGTCACTGGCTTCCGCCCCGACTTGTCGTTCCTGTCCGAGGTACGCCTGGACCTGGACCAGCGACTGCAGGCTCCGAGCAAGCTCGCCCCTGAGATCGACCCGAACTGGCACTCGTGTGGGTCCGTGCAGCCGCACGGGCACGACGTGCTGGCTCAGCCCGACGCGGGCCTCTACCTGGCCGGGATGAAGTCCTACGGGCGCGCCCCCTCCTTCCTGGCGATGACCGGCTTTGAGCAGGCCCGCTCCATCGCAGCCGCTCTTGCTGGGGACCTGGAGTCCGCGAACACGGTGCAGCTGTCCCTGCCGGACACCGGTGTCTGTGGCGGCGCGGGCCTGTTCGATGGTGAAGAAGGTGGCGGCGGTGGTTGCTGCGCTCCGGCGCCGGCCGGTCCGCAGCCGATCAGCCTCGCCGGCCTCGGCCTCAGTTCGGTGACCCGGTGA
- the arsB gene encoding ACR3 family arsenite efflux transporter gives MTSTTQAPTVRQDAVVGKLSTLDRFLPVWIGVAMVAGLLLGRVIPGLDTALSAVEVQGVSLPIALGLLIMMYPVLAKVRYDRLDAVTSDRRLLGTSLVLNWVVGPLLMFALAWVFLPDLPTYRTGLIIVGLARCIAMVIIWNDLACGDREAAAVLVAINSVFQVIMFAVLGWFYLSVLPGWLGLHQEHLNVSPWKIAGSVLVFLGIPLLAGYLSRRLGERAKGRTWYEEKFVPRIGPWALYGLLFTIVILFALQGHQITGHPLDVARIALPLLVYFALMWGGGYGLGRAVGLGYERTTTLAFTAAGNNFELAIAVAIATFGVTSGQALAGVVGPLIEVPVLVGLVYVSLALRNRFTPAKESARVRT, from the coding sequence GTGACCAGCACTACGCAAGCGCCCACTGTCCGCCAGGACGCGGTCGTGGGAAAGCTGTCCACACTGGACCGGTTCCTGCCGGTCTGGATCGGTGTGGCCATGGTCGCCGGGCTGCTCCTGGGCCGAGTCATCCCGGGCCTGGACACAGCGCTGAGTGCCGTTGAGGTGCAGGGCGTTTCGCTACCGATCGCCCTGGGGCTGTTGATCATGATGTATCCGGTGCTGGCCAAGGTCCGCTACGACCGCCTCGACGCCGTGACCAGCGACCGGCGACTGCTCGGCACGTCACTAGTGCTGAACTGGGTGGTCGGGCCGCTGCTGATGTTCGCCCTCGCCTGGGTGTTCCTGCCTGACCTGCCGACCTACCGGACGGGGCTGATCATCGTGGGGCTGGCCCGCTGCATCGCGATGGTGATCATCTGGAACGACTTGGCGTGCGGAGACCGGGAGGCCGCCGCGGTGCTGGTCGCGATCAACTCGGTCTTCCAGGTCATCATGTTCGCAGTCCTGGGCTGGTTCTACCTGTCCGTGCTGCCCGGGTGGCTCGGGCTGCACCAGGAGCACCTCAACGTCTCCCCATGGAAAATCGCCGGATCTGTGCTGGTCTTCCTTGGCATCCCCCTGTTGGCGGGGTACCTATCCCGACGCCTTGGCGAACGCGCCAAGGGCCGCACCTGGTACGAGGAGAAGTTCGTGCCGCGGATCGGACCGTGGGCCCTGTACGGGCTGCTGTTCACCATCGTGATCCTGTTCGCCCTGCAGGGCCACCAGATCACCGGGCACCCGCTGGACGTGGCGCGGATCGCGTTGCCGCTGCTGGTCTACTTCGCGCTGATGTGGGGCGGTGGGTACGGCCTGGGTCGCGCCGTCGGGCTCGGGTACGAACGCACCACCACCTTGGCGTTCACCGCTGCCGGGAACAACTTCGAACTCGCCATCGCCGTCGCGATCGCCACGTTCGGGGTCACCTCCGGTCAAGCCTTGGCCGGAGTCGTCGGCCCGCTTATCGAGGTCCCCGTCCTGGTGGGCCTGGTGTACGTCTCGCTCGCCCTGCGCAACCGGTTCACGCCCGCAAAGGAGTCGGCTCGTGTCCGAACCTGA